In Edaphobacter paludis, a single window of DNA contains:
- a CDS encoding carboxypeptidase-like regulatory domain-containing protein has protein sequence MHYLITKKIPVIAAILAIFITIAAHAQIVGGTLSGTITDTTGAALANAKVLVHNDETGNERNLTTASDGRYSAPSIPVGTYTVTAELPGFSPAHRAEIALTVGQSKQIDLTLSLDSVAQQVTVQETPSVVNTSTQQTSGLVDERQIKQLPLNGRSYDQLITLNPGVVNYTGQRSGTIGTSNSSVGNMFAISGRRPQDNLFLLNGVEYTGASLINVTPGGTSGQLLGVDAVRELNVVSDTYSASYGKRQGAQISIVTASGTNHLHGSAYEFIRNSALDARNYFDQAAIPEFQRNNFGGSLGGPIKKDKLLLFANYEGYRQNLGLSDVTLVPDNASRAAAVASVKPLLALWPAANGPELGSGIALAYSSPMQHIREDFGTTRFDYNISPKDLFFSVYTIDDSTANTPTQNPLSLINESLREQVLSAQEQHVFSAQLLNTARVGFSRASFFFIGATPVNVPGWVAGKPIGAIVIAGSTASNGSSQITGAGGNVGSDNTTTRNLVTFDDHIFWSHGRHQIEAGGWIQRLQSNDNLAQNQYGQASFASLATFLQGTVKTFTVVPAPTELGWRSFLGAGYIEDTIHFTPRLEVRAGFRFESTNGFNEAQGRASNYAFTNGVINTNPTTGSAALSTNRARFLPEPRVGLAWDVLGNGKTAVRAGFGVHRSLLDNLDYRLDQSAPYNTTLSLSNVPVSSLNINANTKPSASSLVSPSSVQPDIYTPTVLSWDLRVEQQLAPNTSLTVSYVGSHGYHQILSQDLNEPIPVTLPNGTVFFNTTTKANPLVANTTSWVSQGISNYNALEVDLHRNFANGFQLRGNYTWSKNLDNGSAWNTSVSANTPAFTMYPANPNLDYGPSASDIRNLASINGTYDLPFGADHRFGAHLNNFANRTVSGWTVSAIAAIQSGFPFSPQLGYNPTGSGDTRNPVRPNINPNFHGNLYPHTPTQFFNAAAFSAPAYGTFGNLGRDTLVGPNLTNLDLSLHKSTQISERLHAQFRAEFFNILNHTNFATPNPVVFSSGPSQGTTANQNAPVVASPTAGVVTSTATSSRQIQFGLKLLF, from the coding sequence CAACGAGCGCAATCTCACCACCGCATCCGACGGCCGCTACTCCGCGCCCTCAATCCCCGTAGGCACCTACACCGTCACCGCAGAACTCCCCGGCTTCAGCCCGGCACACCGCGCTGAAATCGCGCTCACCGTAGGCCAGAGCAAGCAGATCGACCTCACCCTCTCGCTCGACTCAGTAGCGCAGCAGGTCACCGTGCAGGAGACGCCCTCGGTCGTCAACACTTCTACTCAGCAGACCTCTGGCCTCGTCGACGAACGCCAGATCAAGCAGCTTCCTCTCAACGGCCGCAGCTACGACCAGCTCATCACTCTCAATCCCGGCGTCGTCAACTACACCGGCCAGCGCTCCGGCACCATCGGCACTTCAAACTCATCTGTCGGCAACATGTTCGCCATCTCCGGCCGCCGCCCGCAAGACAATCTCTTCCTGCTCAACGGTGTTGAGTACACCGGCGCCTCGCTCATCAACGTGACCCCTGGTGGCACCAGCGGTCAACTCCTCGGCGTCGATGCCGTCCGCGAGTTGAACGTCGTCAGCGACACCTACTCCGCCAGCTACGGTAAGCGCCAGGGCGCGCAGATTTCAATCGTAACCGCGTCAGGCACAAATCATCTGCACGGCTCCGCGTATGAATTCATTCGCAACTCCGCTCTCGACGCCCGCAACTACTTCGATCAGGCCGCCATCCCCGAGTTCCAGCGCAACAACTTCGGCGGCTCGCTCGGCGGCCCCATCAAGAAGGACAAGCTACTTCTCTTCGCCAACTACGAAGGCTATCGACAGAACCTCGGCCTCTCCGATGTCACCCTCGTCCCGGATAACGCCTCTCGCGCCGCCGCGGTAGCCAGCGTTAAACCTCTTCTCGCCTTGTGGCCCGCAGCAAACGGCCCCGAACTCGGCAGCGGTATTGCCCTCGCCTACTCCAGCCCCATGCAGCACATCCGCGAAGACTTCGGTACTACGCGCTTCGACTACAACATCAGCCCGAAAGACCTCTTCTTCAGCGTCTACACGATCGACGACTCCACCGCCAACACGCCCACGCAAAACCCCCTCTCGCTCATCAACGAGAGCCTGCGCGAACAGGTCCTCAGCGCACAGGAGCAGCACGTCTTCTCCGCGCAACTGCTCAACACCGCTCGCGTCGGCTTCTCGCGCGCCTCTTTCTTCTTCATCGGAGCAACGCCAGTGAATGTTCCCGGCTGGGTAGCAGGCAAACCCATCGGAGCCATCGTCATCGCAGGCAGCACCGCCAGCAACGGCTCATCGCAGATCACAGGAGCAGGCGGCAACGTAGGCTCCGATAACACCACCACCCGCAACCTCGTCACCTTCGACGATCACATCTTCTGGAGCCACGGACGCCACCAGATCGAAGCGGGCGGCTGGATTCAGCGCTTGCAATCAAACGACAACCTCGCTCAGAACCAATACGGGCAAGCCTCCTTCGCCTCGCTCGCAACCTTCCTGCAAGGCACCGTCAAGACCTTCACCGTAGTCCCCGCGCCCACCGAACTCGGCTGGCGCTCCTTCCTCGGCGCAGGCTACATCGAAGACACCATCCACTTCACCCCACGCCTCGAAGTTCGCGCTGGCTTTCGCTTCGAATCCACCAACGGCTTCAACGAAGCCCAGGGCCGTGCCTCTAACTACGCCTTTACCAACGGCGTCATCAACACCAATCCAACCACCGGCTCGGCAGCCCTCAGCACCAACCGCGCCAGGTTCCTCCCCGAACCGCGCGTCGGTCTCGCCTGGGACGTCCTCGGCAACGGAAAAACCGCCGTCCGCGCAGGCTTCGGCGTTCATCGCTCGCTGCTCGATAATCTCGACTACCGCCTCGACCAGTCCGCCCCCTACAACACCACACTCTCGCTCTCGAACGTCCCCGTCTCCAGCCTCAACATCAATGCGAACACCAAACCCTCAGCCAGTTCGCTCGTCTCCCCTTCCAGCGTTCAGCCCGACATCTACACGCCTACCGTCCTAAGCTGGGACCTCCGCGTCGAGCAGCAGCTAGCGCCCAACACCTCTCTCACCGTCAGCTACGTCGGCTCGCATGGTTATCACCAGATCCTCTCTCAAGATCTGAACGAACCGATCCCGGTCACGCTCCCCAACGGCACCGTCTTCTTCAACACCACGACGAAAGCCAACCCACTCGTAGCCAACACCACTTCATGGGTCTCGCAAGGCATCAGCAACTACAACGCCCTCGAAGTAGATCTGCACCGCAACTTCGCCAATGGCTTCCAGCTCCGCGGCAACTACACCTGGTCTAAAAATCTCGACAACGGCTCGGCATGGAACACCAGCGTCAGCGCCAACACGCCCGCCTTCACCATGTATCCCGCGAACCCCAACCTCGACTACGGCCCATCAGCCAGCGACATCCGCAACCTCGCCTCGATTAACGGCACGTACGATCTTCCCTTCGGTGCAGACCACCGCTTCGGAGCCCACCTCAATAACTTCGCCAACCGCACCGTCAGTGGTTGGACGGTCAGCGCCATCGCAGCCATCCAGTCCGGCTTTCCCTTTTCGCCGCAGCTCGGCTACAACCCCACTGGCAGCGGAGACACCCGCAACCCAGTCCGCCCCAATATCAACCCGAACTTCCACGGCAACCTCTACCCGCACACGCCGACCCAGTTCTTCAACGCAGCCGCCTTCAGCGCACCCGCCTACGGAACCTTCGGCAACCTTGGCCGCGACACCCTCGTCGGCCCCAACCTCACTAACCTCGATCTCTCGCTTCATAAATCAACCCAGATCAGCGAGCGCCTCCACGCCCAGTTCCGCGCCGAGTTCTTCAACATCCTCAACCACACCAACTTCGCTACACCCAACCCGGTCGTCTTCTCCTCCGGCCCATCACAGGGAACCACGGCCAACCAGAATGCACCCGTCGTCGCCAGCCCCACCGCCGGCGTCGTCACCTCCACCGCCACCAGCTCTCGCCAGATCCAATTCGGACTGAAGCTGCTCTTCTAG
- a CDS encoding MFS transporter yields the protein MPFEAPNTGPATPPSENPSGFAPLRIPLFRDRWIASTISSVGTWMQDTAGTWFMTSLTASPLLIALMQTAASLPVLFFGLLAGATADIFDRRKLLIFWQAWMLVSVGVLAILTFLGYVSPWTLLGLTFMLNIGSAMNNPAWQAIIPELVPRDLIPDTVALNAASNNLARALGPALGGLMVAGFQRIYTGAGSVFLLNALSYAAVIWVLVNWKRTPLFKSVLPSERIAGSIRSGLRYIRYAPDVRASLIRAFTFTFFVSAIWSLLAVVALRDLHQGALGYGILNGSLGLGALVAATSLPRIRRRLSADSIIAFSTSYIVADLLILAFIHMPAVIIPSLILSGFAWTSTMSSLNTSVQLAVPPWVQARALGTYLMTFQGGLALGSVLWGVLASHFSTTTSLTTAACGLALSFPLTRRFHILQGPVPDHTPYQWKRPAPQPIPFPSMDSEPADDLNSAGPVRISVDYRIPAEDYAEFTQAIHQLRGVRLRDGAIRWGIYRDATDPEHLNETFVMESWLDYLRSRERVTAADEQIRERVRALHRGSEPPRATFQIYAKEITAPGD from the coding sequence ATGCCCTTCGAAGCCCCCAACACCGGCCCGGCAACTCCTCCGTCAGAAAACCCCAGCGGCTTCGCGCCGCTCCGCATCCCACTGTTCCGCGACCGATGGATCGCCAGCACCATCTCCTCGGTCGGCACCTGGATGCAGGACACAGCGGGCACCTGGTTCATGACCTCGCTCACCGCGTCTCCTCTGCTCATCGCCCTGATGCAGACCGCGGCCAGCCTCCCCGTCCTTTTCTTCGGCCTCCTCGCCGGGGCCACCGCCGACATCTTCGACCGCCGCAAGCTCCTCATCTTCTGGCAGGCATGGATGCTCGTCTCCGTCGGCGTCCTCGCCATCCTCACCTTCCTCGGCTACGTCTCTCCGTGGACGCTGCTCGGTCTCACCTTCATGCTCAACATCGGCTCCGCCATGAACAACCCGGCATGGCAGGCCATCATCCCCGAACTCGTCCCCCGCGACCTCATCCCCGACACCGTCGCCCTCAACGCCGCCAGCAACAACCTCGCCCGCGCCCTTGGCCCCGCGCTCGGCGGATTGATGGTCGCAGGCTTCCAGCGCATCTACACCGGCGCAGGTTCGGTCTTCCTGCTCAACGCGCTCTCGTATGCCGCCGTCATCTGGGTGCTCGTTAACTGGAAGCGCACGCCGCTCTTCAAATCCGTTCTCCCCTCCGAGCGCATTGCCGGCTCCATCCGCTCCGGCCTTCGCTATATCCGGTACGCACCCGACGTCCGCGCCTCGCTCATCCGCGCCTTCACCTTTACCTTCTTCGTCTCGGCCATCTGGTCGCTGCTCGCCGTCGTCGCCCTGCGCGACCTCCATCAAGGAGCGCTCGGCTATGGCATCCTCAACGGCTCCCTCGGCCTCGGTGCACTGGTCGCAGCCACGTCGCTTCCCCGCATCCGCCGCCGCTTGTCGGCCGACAGCATTATCGCCTTCTCAACGAGCTACATCGTCGCCGATCTCCTCATCCTCGCCTTCATCCATATGCCCGCAGTCATCATCCCCAGCCTCATCCTCTCGGGCTTCGCCTGGACCAGCACCATGTCCAGCCTCAATACCTCCGTTCAACTCGCCGTCCCACCCTGGGTACAGGCTCGCGCCCTCGGAACCTACCTCATGACCTTCCAGGGAGGACTCGCTCTCGGCTCCGTCCTCTGGGGCGTTCTCGCGTCCCACTTCTCCACCACAACCTCGCTCACGACCGCCGCTTGCGGTCTTGCTCTCAGCTTCCCTCTCACCCGACGCTTCCACATCCTGCAAGGTCCCGTCCCCGACCACACTCCCTACCAATGGAAGCGTCCCGCGCCCCAACCCATTCCCTTCCCCAGCATGGACTCCGAGCCAGCCGACGACCTCAACTCCGCCGGTCCCGTCCGCATCTCCGTCGACTACCGCATCCCTGCCGAAGACTACGCCGAGTTCACTCAGGCCATCCACCAGCTACGTGGCGTCCGCCTCCGCGACGGCGCTATCCGCTGGGGAATCTATCGCGACGCCACTGACCCTGAGCACCTCAATGAAACCTTTGTCATGGAGTCGTGGCTCGACTACCTCCGCTCTCGCGAGCGCGTCACCGCCGCCGACGAACAGATCCGCGAGCGCGTCCGCGCCCTCCACCGCGGCTCCGAGCCACCCCGCGCCACCTTCCAGATCTACGCCAAAGAGATAACCGCCCCTGGCGACTAG
- the asnB gene encoding asparagine synthase (glutamine-hydrolyzing): protein MCGIAGFYSASGGGLPVVEVQQTVLDSLQSRGPDGFGIWKQPANRAVLMHRRLSIQDLSETGAQPMHSDDGNLVITFNGEIYNAPELRSWLPNYPFKGTSDTEVILALYQRFGEQALEFLRGMFAFAIWDERNQGLFLARDPYGIKPLYLGETPDGVWFSSQVKSLLKVPGIDLSTEPAGHAGFFLWGSVPEPHTLYRGIRSLRSGHSLWLQRGKEPKYRQFCSIAETLAGGSILATDGGNRTQLQSALSDSVKAHFISDVPVGVFLSAGLDSSTILGLASKSFNPQELRALTLGFDAYKDTSSDETAEATQIAEHYGVWQQVKMVGRADFEAESTRFLHAMDQPTIDGVNTYFIAKMAKECGFKVALSGIGGDELFGGYGSFRQIPKMMHIASALGVARGFGGAIRKFSEQFLKRITSPKYAGILEYGGTLEGAYLLRRSLFMPWELPGVLGADLAEAGLRDLEQSDFERKELERLKEFPLHLQICFLESTRYMRNQLLRDADWAGMAHSVEIRTPFVDQFLLRQIAPLIRSRRPPTKLEMASTPSKELPPSILNRKKTGFGVPVREWLAESLEEKPERGLRSWAKLIYREQWPPAY from the coding sequence ATGTGCGGGATAGCTGGATTTTATAGCGCCAGTGGTGGGGGATTACCGGTTGTAGAGGTCCAGCAGACGGTCTTGGATTCATTGCAGAGCAGGGGGCCGGACGGATTCGGAATCTGGAAACAGCCCGCCAACAGGGCGGTGTTGATGCATCGTCGTTTGTCTATTCAGGACTTGAGTGAGACGGGCGCGCAACCGATGCATTCGGATGATGGAAACCTGGTCATTACGTTTAATGGCGAAATTTATAACGCACCGGAATTGCGCAGTTGGCTCCCGAATTACCCATTCAAGGGAACTTCTGACACTGAAGTCATTCTGGCGCTGTACCAGCGATTCGGAGAGCAAGCACTCGAATTTCTGCGTGGCATGTTTGCTTTTGCAATCTGGGACGAGCGTAATCAGGGACTGTTTCTGGCCCGCGACCCCTACGGCATTAAGCCGCTGTATCTGGGAGAGACGCCAGACGGAGTCTGGTTTTCTTCTCAGGTGAAGTCACTGCTGAAGGTACCAGGAATCGATCTCTCCACTGAGCCGGCGGGCCATGCGGGATTTTTTCTTTGGGGCAGTGTTCCGGAGCCACACACACTGTATCGAGGAATCCGTTCTCTTCGGAGTGGCCATTCGCTCTGGTTACAAAGAGGCAAAGAACCAAAATACAGGCAGTTTTGTTCCATCGCTGAAACCCTGGCCGGAGGCTCGATCCTGGCAACCGACGGAGGTAACAGGACTCAACTGCAAAGTGCTCTTTCGGATAGCGTCAAGGCGCACTTTATATCGGATGTACCGGTTGGGGTATTTTTGTCTGCCGGTCTGGATTCGTCGACGATTTTAGGTCTTGCTTCAAAGAGCTTCAATCCGCAGGAGCTAAGAGCTCTTACGCTCGGGTTCGACGCTTACAAAGATACGTCGAGCGATGAGACGGCTGAAGCAACGCAAATTGCGGAGCACTACGGAGTGTGGCAGCAGGTCAAGATGGTGGGCCGTGCCGATTTTGAGGCCGAATCCACTCGCTTTCTTCATGCGATGGACCAACCCACGATTGATGGGGTCAACACCTATTTCATTGCAAAGATGGCGAAAGAGTGCGGGTTCAAAGTCGCGCTTTCAGGAATTGGAGGAGACGAACTTTTTGGAGGCTATGGAAGTTTCCGGCAGATTCCAAAGATGATGCACATTGCTTCCGCACTTGGGGTGGCGCGCGGATTCGGAGGTGCGATCAGGAAATTTAGCGAACAATTTTTGAAAAGAATTACCTCTCCGAAATACGCTGGAATTCTGGAGTATGGAGGGACGCTGGAAGGCGCATATCTGCTTCGCCGAAGCCTCTTCATGCCTTGGGAGCTTCCTGGCGTTCTGGGTGCCGATTTGGCCGAAGCCGGTTTGAGAGATCTGGAGCAGTCTGACTTTGAAAGAAAAGAACTGGAGAGGCTGAAAGAATTTCCTCTGCATCTTCAGATTTGTTTTCTGGAGAGCACACGCTATATGCGCAACCAGCTTTTACGGGACGCCGATTGGGCAGGTATGGCTCATTCCGTTGAGATCAGAACACCATTCGTGGACCAGTTTTTGCTTCGGCAGATAGCCCCGCTGATTCGCTCTCGTCGCCCTCCGACGAAACTGGAGATGGCAAGCACACCATCCAAGGAATTGCCACCCTCGATTCTGAACCGGAAGAAGACCGGCTTCGGTGTGCCCGTTCGCGAATGGCTTGCGGAGTCTTTAGAAGAGAAGCCGGAGAGAGGGCTACGGTCCTGGGCGAAATTGATCTACAGAGAACAGTGGCCTCCAGCTTACTGA
- a CDS encoding type III polyketide synthase, whose amino-acid sequence MRIASVGTAFPAHRYPQAVITEALKERMQDKLEIPAVMNRLHSNCGVDFRHIMFPLDTLGTLSGFGPTNDLWIKGALELGQQAIQKALDRVGLTPSDISAIFFTSVTGIACPSIDARLVNLMGFPRDIKRTPIFGLGCVAGAAGISRATDYVRAYPKQYALLLSVELCSLTWQEDDYSMANLVACGLFGDGAAAVVLAGEETPLAQKPTSVEEPCPRVVATRSTFYPDTEHLMGWNIDDSGFNIVLSADVPELVSTKLRATVEDFLADNDMSMGQICSFIMHSGGPKVLKAMESSLDLPPNALAASWNSLRQRGNLSSASVLTVMQDFLLNRPGSPGCYSMMGAMGPAFCSELLLLQW is encoded by the coding sequence ATGCGTATCGCATCTGTAGGCACAGCGTTTCCTGCTCATCGCTATCCCCAGGCAGTCATTACGGAAGCTCTCAAGGAGCGCATGCAGGACAAGTTGGAGATCCCTGCCGTAATGAATCGCCTTCACTCCAATTGCGGCGTGGATTTTCGCCACATCATGTTTCCCCTTGACACCCTGGGCACCCTCTCCGGATTCGGACCGACGAATGACCTGTGGATCAAGGGAGCGCTCGAACTTGGTCAGCAGGCCATTCAAAAGGCCCTCGATCGGGTCGGTCTCACTCCGTCGGATATCTCGGCCATCTTCTTCACCTCCGTCACAGGCATTGCCTGCCCCAGCATTGATGCTCGCCTCGTCAATCTGATGGGCTTCCCCCGCGACATCAAACGCACCCCGATCTTTGGTCTCGGCTGTGTCGCCGGAGCGGCAGGTATCTCTCGCGCAACCGATTATGTACGCGCCTACCCCAAACAATATGCTCTTCTCCTCTCGGTCGAGCTTTGCTCGCTTACCTGGCAGGAGGATGACTACTCCATGGCCAATCTCGTCGCCTGCGGACTCTTCGGCGATGGTGCCGCCGCCGTTGTTCTGGCGGGAGAAGAAACGCCGCTCGCCCAAAAGCCCACCAGCGTTGAAGAGCCATGCCCACGCGTCGTTGCCACCCGCTCTACGTTTTACCCCGATACGGAACACCTCATGGGATGGAACATCGATGACAGCGGCTTTAACATCGTCCTCTCCGCTGATGTTCCCGAACTCGTCAGCACGAAGCTTCGCGCCACGGTCGAGGACTTCCTCGCAGACAATGATATGAGCATGGGACAAATTTGCAGCTTCATCATGCATAGTGGGGGACCCAAGGTTCTCAAAGCCATGGAAAGCAGTTTGGATCTTCCCCCCAATGCTCTGGCCGCTTCCTGGAACAGCCTGCGCCAGCGCGGAAACCTATCCTCCGCCTCAGTTTTGACGGTAATGCAGGACTTTCTGCTCAACCGGCCGGGAAGCCCCGGCTGCTATAGCATGATGGGTGCAATGGGTCCGGCCTTCTGCTCCGAACTGCTTCTGCTTCAGTGGTAA
- a CDS encoding PEP-CTERM sorting domain-containing protein — protein MIKHLVVLTALAFSSVAVAHADSINGFINAGGSDSFTTSTITFAPGTSTVQGALGGSFATYLADGDAINFIPGPLPYSNGNNIAPPLLPPLFTVTGGGETFGFDIASYNAMYVTNGTMGCTNDATCLIVTGTGDFTGTGAHAFDPTPGTFLFTTQYSPGQPTGTVTTFSASGSTSPVPEPASLALFGTGLLGVVGLARRKFNV, from the coding sequence ATGATCAAACATCTCGTTGTACTCACTGCTTTGGCGTTCAGCAGCGTTGCTGTTGCCCACGCCGATTCCATCAATGGTTTCATTAATGCTGGCGGATCTGATTCTTTCACCACTTCAACCATCACGTTCGCTCCCGGCACTTCCACTGTTCAAGGCGCTCTGGGCGGCAGCTTCGCTACGTATCTGGCTGACGGCGATGCTATCAACTTTATTCCTGGGCCGCTTCCTTATTCCAATGGAAACAACATTGCTCCTCCGTTGCTTCCTCCGCTGTTCACGGTTACCGGTGGCGGCGAGACCTTCGGCTTCGACATCGCTTCGTATAATGCTATGTATGTGACGAACGGTACGATGGGATGCACGAATGATGCCACCTGCCTGATTGTCACAGGAACGGGAGACTTCACAGGCACCGGAGCCCATGCATTCGATCCGACCCCAGGTACCTTCCTGTTCACGACCCAGTATTCGCCAGGGCAGCCCACGGGAACCGTCACCACGTTCTCCGCGTCCGGTTCAACCAGCCCAGTTCCTGAGCCAGCTTCGCTTGCGCTCTTCGGCACCGGTCTGCTTGGAGTTGTTGGATTGGCTCGCCGCAAGTTCAACGTCTAA
- a CDS encoding VOC family protein: protein MSEVTIDSGARIGHVHLKVADLERALKFYCGVLGFELTQRFGNSAAFISAGGYHHHIGLNTWESAGGAAPAPGTTGLYHLAIVYPTQAALADALQRLMKAGVPLDGAADHGVSEALYLRDPDGNGVELYWDRPREDWPRSADGELAMFTRPLNLQVLLASGS, encoded by the coding sequence ATGAGTGAAGTAACAATCGATTCGGGAGCACGGATTGGGCATGTCCATTTGAAGGTTGCCGATCTGGAGCGAGCGCTGAAATTTTACTGTGGGGTGCTTGGATTCGAGTTGACGCAGCGATTTGGTAACTCTGCCGCGTTTATATCGGCGGGTGGATATCACCACCACATCGGGCTGAATACGTGGGAGAGCGCAGGCGGGGCTGCTCCGGCACCGGGAACTACGGGGCTTTATCATCTGGCGATTGTGTATCCGACGCAGGCTGCGCTGGCGGATGCTTTGCAGAGACTGATGAAGGCGGGAGTGCCTCTCGATGGCGCGGCTGATCATGGAGTGAGCGAGGCACTGTATCTACGCGATCCGGATGGAAACGGAGTCGAACTGTATTGGGATCGTCCACGCGAAGACTGGCCCAGAAGTGCAGACGGTGAACTGGCGATGTTTACCCGGCCGCTCAATTTGCAGGTGTTACTGGCGTCCGGTAGCTAA
- a CDS encoding HIRAN domain-containing protein: MARNKKFKVTREVFKIAKSANRLRKALDSHNELLEQAKEKPVNKVVQENTAYERNLFRKLGNSVDKHFYTKVVGVSFQNSDSSSRQDTIQSLIVCQELEFRKEPQNKFDPNAILLCTQNGLGIGYLNERLAGEVTRSLNKGVSWRCYVRRVLHAADTKNWGVTVCMVKLKNASSSVDLGSGISGSEFLAKYYPNYKFQKHAAESQPPGKTLGMALFIILAALLFMIIHSC, encoded by the coding sequence ATGGCCCGTAACAAAAAGTTCAAAGTCACTCGCGAAGTGTTCAAGATTGCTAAATCCGCTAACAGGTTAAGGAAAGCTCTTGATTCACACAATGAACTCTTGGAGCAAGCTAAAGAAAAACCAGTAAACAAAGTGGTGCAGGAAAATACTGCATACGAAAGAAATTTGTTCCGTAAACTGGGCAATTCAGTTGATAAACATTTCTACACGAAGGTAGTGGGCGTCAGTTTCCAGAATTCCGATAGTTCTAGTCGCCAAGACACGATCCAAAGTCTCATCGTGTGTCAAGAGCTGGAGTTTCGCAAAGAACCCCAGAATAAATTTGACCCAAATGCAATCCTTTTGTGCACCCAGAATGGTCTGGGAATAGGCTATCTTAACGAACGGCTAGCTGGTGAGGTAACTCGCAGTCTCAACAAAGGTGTGTCGTGGCGGTGTTATGTTCGCAGAGTTCTTCATGCGGCTGACACTAAGAATTGGGGAGTTACAGTTTGCATGGTGAAACTAAAGAATGCCTCCAGTAGTGTGGATTTAGGTTCAGGCATAAGCGGCAGTGAGTTCCTTGCGAAGTATTACCCCAATTACAAATTTCAGAAGCATGCAGCAGAATCACAGCCGCCGGGAAAAACCTTGGGCATGGCTCTCTTCATTATCCTCGCAGCATTACTGTTCATGATCATTCATAGTTGTTGA